The following is a genomic window from Opitutus sp. GAS368.
TCTGGAAGGGCCAGGGCCCGATCAAGGGCTTCGGCTTCACCCTCCTCATCGGCGTCATCTCCACCCTGATCTCGGTGCTCATCACCGGTCACATGCTCATGGAGATGCTGACGGAGTCCGGCTGGCTGAAGAAGATGACGATGCGCCGCATGCTGGGCGACCTCAACGTCGACTTCGTCAAGCTCGGCAAGCCCTGCGCCTACGCCTCGGTGGCGCTCGTGATCATCAGCTTCGGCTATGTGCTTTTCCAGGGTGACAAGATCTACGGCATCGACTTCGCCGGCGGCGACCAGGTCACGGCCACCTTCACGACCAAGATCGACAGCGCGAAGATCCGCGAGATCGCCCAGAGCAGCGGGGCGGGCGAGGTCAACCCGACCTACGTCAGCGACCTGGGCAGCGGCAAGGAGCAGCTCAAGCTCGAGACCGCCTACGGCAAGTCCGGGACCCTCTTCACCGCGTTGCAGCAGGCCTACCCGGGCGCGGGCCTGGTCAAGGTCGGCACCAGTCAGATTGGCGCCACCATCGGCAAGGAGATCAAGTGGAACGCCGTGCTGGCCGTCGGCCTCTCCATGCTGGCCATCCTGGTCTACATCGCGTTCCGCTTCGAGTTCGGCTTCGGCGTCGGCGCCATGGCGGCCACGCTGCACGACATCCTGATGAACATCGGCATCTTCGTGATGTTCGGCCACCAGTTCTCCGCGCCCATGGTCGCGGCCATCCTCTGCGTCGCCGGCTATTCCATCAACGAGACCGTCGTCGTCTTCGACCGCATCCGGGAGGAGCTCAAGCTCGACCCCGCCGGCAAGCTGCGCGACGTCATCAACAACGCCATCCGGAAGGTCTTTGCCCGCACGATCATGACGGCGACGACCACCTTCCTCGCAGCGCTGGCCCTCTTCATCTTCGGCGGCGGCCAGCTGCACGACATCGCCTTCACCTTCCTCGTCGGCATCGTCACCTCGACCTTCTCGGCCATCTTCATCGCCGCCCAGATCTTCTACCTCTGGCACAAGGGCGACCGGAAGCACGTCGAGGCCCACCAGGACATCGCGCCCAAATACGAGTGGGCCGGCTCCTCCCGCGCCTCGGAATAAGGTGGAACGCGTTGCCCCCGACGCGTTCAGCCGGCTGAGGTCAGCCGGCTCCACCTAAAAGACAAACTTCCATGCGCTGGAATTACACGCCGGTCCATGCGGAGAGCGTGGCTGACCTCGCGCACGCCGCGGGCACGACGCCCGTGGTCGCGGAGCTCCTGCTGCGCGCCGGCCAGGCGGAGCCCGCCGCCGCCGCGCGTTTCCTGCAGCCGGCGCTGGCGACCCTGGGCGATCCCTTCCAGCTGGTGAACCTCGAGGCCGCGGTGGACCGCCTGCTGCGCGCCCTGCGCGGCAGGGAGCGCGTCATCGTGCTCGGCGACTACGATGTGGACGGCGTGTGCAGCACCACGATCCTGGTCAGCCTGCTGCGCCGGCTCGGCCTCGAGCCCACCTACGTCGTGCCGCGCCGGCTGGAGGAGGGCTACGGTCTCTCCCGCATCTCGATCGAGCGCGCGCTGGAGCGGGGCAAGCCCGACCTGTTCATCGCGCTGGATTGCGGCACCAACTCGCACGAGGAGGTCGCCCACCTGCGCGCCCGGGGCATCGACGTCATCATCGTCGACCATCACCGCTCGACCGAGCCCGCCGCCACCGGGGCGCTGCTGGTCAACCCGCACGTCAACCCCACCGCCGGCGACGATGGCTGGCGCTACCTCTGCACCGTCGGCCTGGTGTTCAAGCTGGCGCACGGCCTCCTGAAGAAGCTCCGGGCCGAGAACCACCCCGTGGCGCTGACCATCGTGCTCAAGGACTACCTCGACCTCGTGGCGATGGGCACGATCGCCGATCTCGTGACGCTGCAGGGCGAGAACCGCGTCTTTGCCCGCCACGGCCTGCGCGTGCTCGCCGAGACCCGCCGCCCCGGGCTGCTGGCCCTCATGCAGGTCTCCGGCCTCAAGCGCGAGCAGGGCCTCGTGCCGAGCGACATTTCCTTCCGCCTCGGGCCGCGCATCAACGCCAGCGGCCGGCTCGCCGACGCGGCGCTGTCCGTCGACCTGTTGCTCAGCGAGGACCGGGTTTTCTCCGACAACACCGCCCGCCGGCTCGACGACCTCAACCGCGAGCGGCAGGACATCGAGCGCGAGATCACCGAGCGCGCCGAGCGTTATGTCGAGGAACATTTCTCCGCCGCAAACGGACTCGTGCTGTTCGACGAGGCGTGGCACCCCGGCGTGGTCGGCATCGTGGCCGGCCGCATCTCGCGGAAATACAACCGGCCGACCATCGTGCTCGGCAACGAGGGCGAGCTGGCCAAGGGTTCCGGGCGCGGGCTCAACGGTTTCAACCTGGTCGAGATCCTCGGGGCCTGCTCGGCCTGCCTCGAGAGCTGGGGCGGTCACCCGATGGCCGTCGGTGTCTCCCTGAAGAAGCCCCGCCTGGACGAATTTCGCGCGATGTTTGACGAGGTCATCCGGAAAGGCCGGGACGGCGACGCCATCGAGCCCGGTCTGGAACTTTCCGGCTGGATCGACGCGACGGAGCTGAACGAACAGCTGATGGGCGAGCTGGAGCAGATGCAGCCCTTCGGCATGGGCAACCCCGAACCGGTTTTCGGCGTGCGCGGCGTGCGGCTGCGCAACCGGCCGGATGTCTTCAAGGAGCAGCATTTCCGCTTCGCCGGCGAGGACGCGGCCGGCCGCCGGGTCAGCGGCGTGGCGTGGAAACTGGCCGACCGCCTGCCGCCGGTGGGGGTGCCGCTGGAGATGGCCGTGCAGCTGAACTGGAATCACTACAATGGCCGCAAGATCCTGCAGATGGAACTGCTGGACTGGCGGCTGGCCGGAGGGTGACAACCCATCCACAGCGAGGTCGCTGTGGCTCCAGAAACTGGAGCGCGGGCGACCCCGCCCGCGGTTTAGTGCGAACAAAATTCTGCTTGAAGTCGCTGCCGGAAGTTCACTTATTCGCCCTTCCTTTGTGCGGGCATAGCTCAACTGGATAGAGCGCCAGACTACGAATCTGGAGGTTTGGGGTTCGACTCCCTATGCCCGCACCACTTTCCAACCGCCGGATCCTAAACGGGTTCGGCGGTTTTGTTTTGGGTAGGGCGGAGCGGTCCGCTCCGCCGCGGCGCACCGGGCCGGTGCGCCCTACCGCAAGCACAGGACTACTAGCGGACAACCTGCCCGTTGCAGATGACCATGTCCACCGGGTTACCGCCGAGTTCGTAGGCCAGGGCGCGCTCGTCCTTGTGGCGGAGCAGGAGCAGGTCGGCGCGCTGGCCGGCGGCGATGTTGCCGCGGTCCGTGAAACCCAGCACCGCGGCGGCGTTGACGGTTGCGGCCACGATGGCCTCGGCGGGGGTCAGGCCGCAGAAGCGGACCGCCAGCGCGATGGCCAGCGGGATGGAGAGACTCGGTGAGGTGCCGGGATTGCAATTTGTGGCCAGCGCCAGCGCGCCGCCTTGATCAACAAACACGCGCGAACGCATGAAGCGCTGGTCGGTGTGCAGGCCGGTGCAGGGCAGGATGACGCCGCAGGTCGGCGACTGGGCGAGCGCGATCAGGTCTTTCTTCGTCGAGGCCTCGAGGTGGTCGACGCTGCGGGCATGGAGGCGGATGGCCTCGGGGATCATGCCGAGGGAATTGAACTGGTCGGCGTGGACGCGGATCGGGTGATGCTTGCGGGCCTTCTCGAAGAGTTTCACGCAGGCGTCGACCGACCACGCGCCTTCCTCGCAATAGGCGTCCACCGCGATGTCGGGAAATTCGCGCGACACCTCGGGCAGCATGTCCTTCACGACCATCCGGGCGTATTCATCGAGGTCGCCCTCGAAGGCGTGGCCGATAAGCGCGGTCGCGACGACGGTGCCCGGCCACTCGGCGGCGGCCCGGCGGATGGCGCGCAGCATCTTCATCTCGTTCTCGGTGTTCAGGCCATAGCCGCTCTTCACCTCCACGGTGGTCGTGCCCTCGCGCAGCATGGCCCCGAGCCGGTCGCGCAGGCTGGCGGCCAGCTGCTTCTGCGTCGCCTCGCGCACGGCCTTGACGGTGGCGTGGATGCCGCCGCCCTTCTTGAGAATCTCCAGGTAAGGCACGCCGCGGAGTTTCATCTCCCATTCGTCGAGCCGGTCGCCGGCCCAGCAGGCATGGGTGTGACAGTCCACGAAACCCGGCATCACTACGCGGCCGAGGGCGTCGATGATCTCGGCATCGGCCGGGGCCTCCACCTTGGCGCCGACCGCGGCGATCTTGCCATCGGCCACGAGCACCTCGCCGGCGGGAATGAGGCCCAGGTCGCCCAGTTCCTTGCCGCGACGCGGGCGGCTGCCGTTGCCGAGGGTCAGGATGCGGGCGTTGCGGATGAGAAGAGACATCAGAGAAAGGCAGGGTTAGCCGCAAAAAGGCGCAAGGGATTTGTCCGCTTCGGTCATGTGGTTAGCGCGCCTATAGGCGCCACAGAAAGGCAACGCTGCGAGATTGTTTTTTTGCGCCTCTTTGCGGCCATAAATCCTGCTTCAGGGTTTCCGTTGAGTGAACCCTGCGAGGAAGGTGAGAAATAGGTGGGCGGCGACGCGGGCGGTGCGTCCGTCGGGATCGTGGGCGGGGTTCAACTCCATGAGGTCGAAGCAACGCACGCGCGGGTCGGCGCCGCAAGCGCGCACCCAGGCCTCGGCCTCGCGGACGGCCCAGCCGGCGGGGTTCATGGCACTGACGCCCGGGGCGTGGGCGGCGTCGAGGACATCGAGGTCGAAACTGACAAACAGGTCCTTCGCCTTCGGCAAGGCGACCTTGGCGTTCTCGGGATGCGTGCGCCCGCCGTGGGCGCGGAACCACTCGAGGTGTTCGCGCGAATTCACCAGCGGCCGGAAGCCATGCAGGTGCAGGGCGCTGACTCCGCAGTCCTCGACCAGTCTGCGGAAGGGCATGCCGGAGCCAGCGGTTTCACGCACGTCGAGGTGGGCGTCGAAGTAGACGCCCACGAGCTTCGGGTGCTTGGCGGCGACAGCGCGGACAAACGGGAAGGTCAGATCGTGCCCGCCGCCGATGGCGATGGGCAGCAGCCCGCGCTCAAGCAGGGAAGCAGTCACCTCAGTGACCCGCTCGTGGGTTTTCTCGAGCGAACCCGTCGGCATGACGTCGCCGGCGTCGAAGACCAGCGGCAGCGGGCCCGTGGCGGAATCCGCCGCGCCGAAGTTCGCCAAGGCGGCGCGGAAAGCCTTGGGGCCGCCGGCGGCGCCGGTCCGGCCGTTGTTCATGCGGACGCCGGTGTCGTCGGGCAGGCCGAGCAGGGCGATGGCGCAGCCGTCGGATGAGTCGGTGCGGATGGTGGACGCAAAACGCCCCGCGGCGGTGTCACCGGGCCAGGGCGGGGCGGAGGTGTTGGGGATAATCACTGGGGCTTTTTAACCACGGATTTCACGGATTCACACGGATAAATTCTTTTCCCAGTCATTCTGAGCGCAGCGAGGAATCCAGCGACATGACCGCCAGAGTAAACGGTTCTGGATTCTTCACTGCGTTCAGAATGACAGGTTGGGATATCCATCCGTGTTAATCCGTGTAATCCGTGGTCAACTCTTTCGGGTTTTCCACCCGCGCATGGGCACGGGCACATTCAGCCGGTCGGCGCAGTCCTGCGCAAGTTCGTAGCCGGCGTCGGCGTGACGGAAGACACCCATCATCGGATCGTTGGTCAGCACGCGCTCGAGCCGCACCGCGGCCTCCGGTGTGCCGTCAGCGACGATGACCTGGCCGGCGTGCTGGCTGTAGCCGATGCCCACGCCGCCGCCGTGGTGAAAGCTGACCCACGAGGCGCCGCTGGCGATGTTGACCATGGCGTTCAGGATCGCCCAGTCGCTGATGGCGTCGGAGCCGTCCTTCATCGCCTCGGTCTCGCGGTTCGGACTGGCGACGGAGCCGCAGTCGAGGTGGTCGCGGCCGATGACGATCGGCGCCTTCACGCGGCCGTCGGCCACCATGCGGTTGAAAAGCAGGCCCGCCTGATGGCGCTCGCCCAGGCCGAGCCAGCAGATGCGCGCCGGCAGGCCCTGGAAGGCCACGCGTTCGCCGGCCATCTTCAACCAGCGGTGCAGGCCCTCATCCTTGGGAAACAACTCCAGCAGAGCACGGTCGGTGGCGGCGATGTCCGCGGGATCGCCCGAGAGCGCCACCCAGCGGAACGGGCCGCGGCCGAGGCAGAACTGCGGCCGGATGTAGGCCGGCACGAAACCGGGGAAGTCGAACGCGCGCTTCACGCCCTGGTTGAAGGCGTGCTGGCGGAGATTGTTGCCGTAATCGAAGGTCTTCGCGCCGCGCTGCTTGAGCGCGAGCATGGCCTTCACGTGCCGGGCCATCGAGGCGAGCGAGAGCTTCTGGTATTTCTTCGGGTCCTTCTTGCGCAGCGCGGCGGCGGCCTTGAGCTCGTAACCGGCCGGCACGTAGCCGACGAGCGGGTCGTGGGCACTCGTCTGGTCGGTGAGCGAGTCGACGTAGATCTTACGGACGAGCAGGCGCTCGAGCAGGTCGATGGCGTTGGCCACGACGCCGACGCTGAGGGCCTTCTTTTCGGCGGCATACTCAACGGCGCGGTCGATCGCGGCGTCGAGGTTGGGCGCGATCTCATCGAGGTAGCGGTCGTGGACGCGCTTTTGCAGGCGGGACCGGTCGACGTCGGCGATGAGGCAGGTGCCGCCGGCCATGGTGATGGCGAGCGGCTGGGCGCCGCCCATGCCGCCGCAGCCGGCGGTGACGCACAGCCGGCCGGCCAGCGTGCCGCCGAAATGCTGGCGGCCGGCCTCCGCGAAGGTCTCGTAGGTGCCCTGCAAAATGCCCTGTGTGCCGATGTAGATCCACGAGCCGGCCGTCATCTGGCCGAACATCATCAGGCCGCGTTTTTCCAGGTCGTCGAAGTTCTCCTGCGTGGCCCAGTGCGGCACGATATTGCTGTTGGCCAGCAGCACACGTGGGGCGTCGGGGTGCGTGCGGACGATGCCGACCGGCTTGCCCGACTGGACGAGCAGCGTTTCGTCGGGCGCCAGTTGCTGCAGCGAGGCGATGATGGCGTGGAAGGCCGGCCAGTTGCGGGCGGCCTTGCCGCGGCCGCCGTAGACCACGAGATCGGCGGGACGCTCGGCGACCTCGGGGTCGAGGTTGTTCATCAGCATCCGCATGGCGGCCTCGGCGGCCCAGGAACTGCAAGTGCGTTGATTGCCGCGCGGGGCGCGGACCACAGGAATTGTGGACTTCGGATTGCGGATTGTGGATTTGGCCATGCGCAGAATTTACCCGATGCCAGTCATCCTGAGCGCAGCGAAGGATCCAGCGTGATGTGCGAGACGGTCATGATGTTGGATTCTTCGCTGCGCTCAGAATGACAAAGTCGAGGATCAGAAAAGTTTCCCCGCCGCGCGTTGCACGGCGGCGGCGATCTGTTCGCCGCGGACGAGGGCCAGCGCGGTCTGGACATCGTTGTGAAAGAGCCGGTCGGCCTGGGCGAAGGGGATGTAGCGGCGCACCTCGGCGAAGGCGGCCTCGACGCCCGGGCCGGACCGGAGCGGGCGCAGGAACTCGAGGCCCTGCGCCGAGCACATGAACTCGATGGCGAGCACGGTCTCGGTGTTCTTGACGACCTCAAGCAGCTTGGTGGCGCTGATCGAGCCCATCGAGACGTGGTCCTCCTGACCGAGCGAGGAGGGGATGGAGTCGACCGAGGCGGGGTGGGCGAAGACCTTGTTCTCCGAAACGAGCGCGGCGGCGGTGTATTGCGGGATCATGAAGCCGGAGTTGAGGCCGGTGTCCTTCATGAGCAGGCGCGGCACCTTGAGGTCGCCGATGGTGTCGCCGTGGAGCAGCATGTAGATGCGCCGCTCGGCGATGGAGGCGATCTCGGCGGTGGCGATGGCGAGGTAGTCGAGGATGAAGGCCAGCGGCTCGCCGTGGAAGTTGCCGCCGCTGACGACGTCGCCGTTCTCGAACACGAGCGGGTTGTCCGTGGCGGAATTGATCTCGGTCTCGACGACGGCGCGGGCGTGTTCGATCGCGAGGCGGACGGCGCCGTGGACCTGCGGCACACAGCGGAGCGAGTAGGGATCCTGGACCTTCGCGCAGTCGGCGTGGGAGGGGAGGATCTTCGAGCCCTTGAGCAGCTGGCGGAGGTTCTTCGCCACGTCGATCTGGCCTTGGTGCGGCCGCGCGGCGTGGATGCGGGCGTCATAGGGGGCGGCGCTGCCGCGGGCGGCCTCGAGGGTCATCGCCGCGGCGATGTCGGCGGTGCGGGCGATGTTCTGGATGCGCAGCAGGCAGTGGACGGCGTAGGCCGACATGAACTGTGTGCCGTTGATGAGGCCGAGGCCTTCCTTGGACTGGAGCCGGAGCGGTTTCAGGCCGAGCAGCTTGAGGACCTTGGTCGCGGGCAAGCGCTTGCCCCGGTAATCCATCTCGCCGAGGCCGAGCAGAGGCAGGACCATGTGGGCCAGCGGCGCGAGGTCGCCCGAGGCGCCGAGCGAGCCCTTGGTGTAGACGATGGGCAGGGCGTCGGCGTTGTAGAAGCGGATGAGATAATCAACGACACGTTCCGTGACCCCCGAGAGGCCGACGGCGAGGCCGTTGACCTTGAGGAGCAGCATCAGGCGCACGATCTCGGCCGGCACCTCGTCGCCGACGCCAACGGCGTGGCTGAGGATCAGGTTTTCCTGGAGCTGCTCGATGTCGGCCGCGGGCACGCGCTGGTGGGCGAGAATGCCGAAACCGGTGTTGATGCCGTAGTGCGGCGCCGGGTCGTGCCGGAGCTGGTCCACCCGCCGGCGCGAGGCGCGGATGCGGGTGCGGGCGGCGGGCGTGAGGGTCAGGCGCTGGTCGCCGGCGAGGGCGGTGCGGAGGCGCCCTAACGTGAGGTTGCGGCCAGAAAGGGGAAGGGTTCCGGGCATGGGTAGGCTGCGGACCAGCAAAGCAGCCGGGCGAGATTTGAAAACTGTATTCCGGCAGTTTAGGCCGGACGGGGTAGGGCGAGTCGTCTCGACGAGCCGCGCGCACGGCTCATCCGGCGGATTCGCCCTACAAAGAAAAAGCCCGCCGGTGCGGCGGGCTGGATGCCGGGCGTAAAGCCCGACCTACAAAAATTGCCGGCGGAGGCTCAGATCGCCTTCGGCAGCGCGACGCCGTCAAATTCGACCGCGTGCGGATGGTTGCGCTTGTCCTTGTGCAGGCCGTGACGCTTGCGCAGACCCTGGTCGAGCTTGTCGACGAGCAGGTCGATGGCCTTGTAGCACTCGTCGGCCTCGACGGTCGCGTTGATGTCGGGGCCGTGGATGACAACGTGCCCCTTGGCGATGAATTTGTGCGCGTGATCATGCTTCGCGTCGCACTCCAGCTCGACCTTCAGCCGCACAATGTGTCCCTCGTGCCGGAACAATCGCTCCATCTTCTCCCGGACGTGGGCTTTGAGGCCGGCGGTGAGTTCGAGATGGATGCCCGAGACGATGATTTCGTGCGGATTGTTGGCTTTGTTCATGGTTCTCCTTATGGGTTAACGATACAAAATGCGCTGCGAATGATCTGCCTTCCGATGTTTTCCTTTTGTCGTCGCTGCCGTCCATGGGACCGGCGCGTGCCTGACTGGGAACAACCGCTTCATTCGACAGCCCAAATCACTACGCGGGTTGCCCGGGTTTGCAATGCTTCTTGCCATAAATGACGGTAATAAATCTTTGAACGGAACAGCATGACCCGTGCCTACGACGAATTTCCTCCGGCCACGCCGCCCTTGGTCGACCCGGGGGCCCTGCCCGGGTGGGTGCTGCTGGACGACGAGCGGCTGCTGGTGATCGACAAGCCCGGCTGGCTCGTGGTGCATCCATCGAAGAACGGCCCGTGGTCGAGCCTGGCCGGGGCGGTGCGCGAGGCGTTCAAGCCCGATGCCATCCGCTTCATCTACCGGCTGGATCGGGAGACTTCCGGGGTGATCATCCTGGCGAAGACGGAGGCCATGGGCGGGCGGCTGGGGAAGGCCGTCCTGCAGCGGAAAATCGGCAAACTTTACGTGACGCTGCTCGAGGGCGAACTCGCCGGGCCGGTCACCGTCAACCAGCCGCTCGGGCCGGACCCGACGGCCAGCGTCACGGTGAAATCGCGGGTCGTCCCGGCCGGTTCGCCGGGCGCGCAGGAAGCCGAGACCGTATTCCATCCGCTGGTCGCGCGCGGCGGTTTCACGCTGGCCGGCGTGGAATTGCTCACGGGCCGCAAGCACCAGATCCGGGCGCATGCGGAGTGGCTGCAGCACCGGGTCGTGGGGGACAAGCTCTACGGGCCCGATCCCGGTCTCTACCTGGAGTTTGCGACGCAGGGCTGGACCGAGCGCCACTCGGCACTGCTGCCGCTCACGCGCCAGGCGCTGCATTGCGCGGCCATCGACCTGCGGCCGACGGGGCTGGATTACCTGCTGCGGGCGCCGTGGCCGGAGGACCTGGCGAAATTCGGCGAGCGCCGGATGCACCTGCCGGCCGACGAGGCGCAGCGCCTGATCGACGCGTTCGTGGCGGAGAAGATGCCGGTCGCAAGGTAGGGCGCGGACTCCGTTCCGCGCCTCGGCGGTGAGCGGAGTCACCGCCCTACCTTAGGAACTCTTCAATCGCCGCCCGCAGCACCGCCGCCTGCGTCGTGATGCGCTGCTCAAGCGGTTGGGCCGAGGCGGTCTCGATGGTGTAGTCGAGCGTGCTGTGCTTGTAGGCGAGGTAAAGGGCCTCGGGCCACGTGTCGCGCAGCAGCGGGTCGCTCACCGGCCGGAGGATGCCCGGCTCGGCGATTTCGCGGCCGTCGATCACCGCGGCGGCTTCGATGGGACTGTGCGCCCGCGCGGCGGCGAGCATGGCGGGCGCAAGCGTCGGGTGCTGGCCGAGGTTCAGCTCGTAAAGATAAAAACCCTGCGCCTCCCAATCCTCGTGGGCACAGATGACGAGGTCAAAGCGCGGCTGGCGCTGCAGCCAGGTCACGTGGGCCTGGACCTCGGTGGCGCGCAGCGACTTGTAGTCGCGGTTGAGGTCGACGCCGGCGAAGTTTTCGCGCGTGCGCCGGGTGAAGCCGGTGGGATTGAGCAACGGGCAGAGGAACCACGTGCAGCGCGTGTCGAAGAAACCCGCTTCCAGCAAACGCAGCAGGGCCCAAGGTGGTGCGGGCTCGTCGCCATGCATGCCGGTGGAGAGATAGACCCGCGGGTGGCGGCCCGGCGTTCGCTTGGTGTAGGCGAGAAGCGGGTAACCGTTGATCTCCCCATACTGGTGCGCCGCGAAGCCGGTGGTCTTGGCCGCGGCGGCAAAACGCGGACTGAATTCGGCCGGGTCGAGCGGCAGGGCGGGAGGACTCATGGGAATTTTTCGCAGATTGCGCGGATGTTGGCGGATAACAAGTCCAGCCCAGGTTATTTATTGCCACAAAGAGGCACAAAAATTGATTGGTCCTGCCTGCCTGGATTTTCCGTGCGCCTATAGGCGCCTTGGGCGATGCATCTGCCGTCGATTTTTGGGCCTTTTCGTGGCTAAACCTGCCTTGGATTCCCTTCCGGGTCAGGCTTTGACAGGGTCCACGGCTTTCTTCTAGCTGCCGTTTCTCTCATGTCCAATGTTCGTGTCCGTTTCGCGCCCAGTCCCACGGGCTTCTTCCACATCGGCAGCGCCCGCACGGCGCTGTTCAACTGGCTCTACGCCCGGCATACCGGGGGCACGTTCATCCTGCGGATCGAGGACACGGACCAGGCCCGCAACAGCGAACAGTTTCTCAAGCTCATCTACGACAGCCTGACCTGGCTGGGCCTGGACTGGGACGAGGGCCCGAACGCGAACGGCGTCGGCGAACGCGGCAACTATGGCCCGTATCGCCAGAGCCAACGCGGCGAAATCTACCAACGCTACAAGCAGAAGCTGCTCGATTCCGGCCGGGCCTACGAGAAGGACGGCGCCATCTGGTTCAAGCTGCTGGGCGAGCGCTACAAGGTCTTCGACGACCACCGCAAGAAAGAGGTCGAGAAGGTCAAGTCCGCGCCGGTCGTCATCGACGACCAGATCCGGGGCAAGGTCGAGCGCCAGGAGGACGAGGATTTCGTCATCTTCCGCTCGGACGGCAACCCCGTGTTTCACTTCGTGAACGTCGTCGACGACATCGAGATGAAGGTCTCGCACATCATCCGCGGCGAGGACCACCTGTCCAACACGAGCAAGCACGTGCGGCTCTACGAGGGCTTCGGCGTCACGGCGCCGGTGTTCGCCCACATCCCGCTCATCCTGAAGTCGCCCGAGATGGGGCAGGGGAAAATGAGCAAGCGCGACAAGGGCGCCCTGATCGAGGAATACCAGCAGCGTCATTTCCTGCCCGAGGCGCTGGTGAACTACCTGTCGCTGCTCGGCTGGAACCCGGGCGACGACCGCGAGAAAATGCCGGTTGCGGAGATCGTGAAACTCTTCGACCTGCCGGCCGTGAATCAGTCCAACGCCAAGTTCGACGGCAGGAAGCTCGCGAACATGAACATGACCTACCTGCTGGAGCAACCGGCGGACCGGTTCGTGGCTCTCGCGAAAAACTTTTTCGCCCAGCAGCCCAACGGAGCGGCGGTGATGGCCAACGAGGCCTATTTCCGGGAGAT
Proteins encoded in this region:
- the recJ gene encoding single-stranded-DNA-specific exonuclease RecJ; its protein translation is MRWNYTPVHAESVADLAHAAGTTPVVAELLLRAGQAEPAAAARFLQPALATLGDPFQLVNLEAAVDRLLRALRGRERVIVLGDYDVDGVCSTTILVSLLRRLGLEPTYVVPRRLEEGYGLSRISIERALERGKPDLFIALDCGTNSHEEVAHLRARGIDVIIVDHHRSTEPAATGALLVNPHVNPTAGDDGWRYLCTVGLVFKLAHGLLKKLRAENHPVALTIVLKDYLDLVAMGTIADLVTLQGENRVFARHGLRVLAETRRPGLLALMQVSGLKREQGLVPSDISFRLGPRINASGRLADAALSVDLLLSEDRVFSDNTARRLDDLNRERQDIEREITERAERYVEEHFSAANGLVLFDEAWHPGVVGIVAGRISRKYNRPTIVLGNEGELAKGSGRGLNGFNLVEILGACSACLESWGGHPMAVGVSLKKPRLDEFRAMFDEVIRKGRDGDAIEPGLELSGWIDATELNEQLMGELEQMQPFGMGNPEPVFGVRGVRLRNRPDVFKEQHFRFAGEDAAGRRVSGVAWKLADRLPPVGVPLEMAVQLNWNHYNGRKILQMELLDWRLAGG
- the hutU gene encoding urocanate hydratase gives rise to the protein MAKSTIRNPKSTIPVVRAPRGNQRTCSSWAAEAAMRMLMNNLDPEVAERPADLVVYGGRGKAARNWPAFHAIIASLQQLAPDETLLVQSGKPVGIVRTHPDAPRVLLANSNIVPHWATQENFDDLEKRGLMMFGQMTAGSWIYIGTQGILQGTYETFAEAGRQHFGGTLAGRLCVTAGCGGMGGAQPLAITMAGGTCLIADVDRSRLQKRVHDRYLDEIAPNLDAAIDRAVEYAAEKKALSVGVVANAIDLLERLLVRKIYVDSLTDQTSAHDPLVGYVPAGYELKAAAALRKKDPKKYQKLSLASMARHVKAMLALKQRGAKTFDYGNNLRQHAFNQGVKRAFDFPGFVPAYIRPQFCLGRGPFRWVALSGDPADIAATDRALLELFPKDEGLHRWLKMAGERVAFQGLPARICWLGLGERHQAGLLFNRMVADGRVKAPIVIGRDHLDCGSVASPNRETEAMKDGSDAISDWAILNAMVNIASGASWVSFHHGGGVGIGYSQHAGQVIVADGTPEAAVRLERVLTNDPMMGVFRHADAGYELAQDCADRLNVPVPMRGWKTRKS
- the hutI gene encoding imidazolonepropionase, encoding MSLLIRNARILTLGNGSRPRRGKELGDLGLIPAGEVLVADGKIAAVGAKVEAPADAEIIDALGRVVMPGFVDCHTHACWAGDRLDEWEMKLRGVPYLEILKKGGGIHATVKAVREATQKQLAASLRDRLGAMLREGTTTVEVKSGYGLNTENEMKMLRAIRRAAAEWPGTVVATALIGHAFEGDLDEYARMVVKDMLPEVSREFPDIAVDAYCEEGAWSVDACVKLFEKARKHHPIRVHADQFNSLGMIPEAIRLHARSVDHLEASTKKDLIALAQSPTCGVILPCTGLHTDQRFMRSRVFVDQGGALALATNCNPGTSPSLSIPLAIALAVRFCGLTPAEAIVAATVNAAAVLGFTDRGNIAAGQRADLLLLRHKDERALAYELGGNPVDMVICNGQVVR
- the hutH gene encoding histidine ammonia-lyase gives rise to the protein MPGTLPLSGRNLTLGRLRTALAGDQRLTLTPAARTRIRASRRRVDQLRHDPAPHYGINTGFGILAHQRVPAADIEQLQENLILSHAVGVGDEVPAEIVRLMLLLKVNGLAVGLSGVTERVVDYLIRFYNADALPIVYTKGSLGASGDLAPLAHMVLPLLGLGEMDYRGKRLPATKVLKLLGLKPLRLQSKEGLGLINGTQFMSAYAVHCLLRIQNIARTADIAAAMTLEAARGSAAPYDARIHAARPHQGQIDVAKNLRQLLKGSKILPSHADCAKVQDPYSLRCVPQVHGAVRLAIEHARAVVETEINSATDNPLVFENGDVVSGGNFHGEPLAFILDYLAIATAEIASIAERRIYMLLHGDTIGDLKVPRLLMKDTGLNSGFMIPQYTAAALVSENKVFAHPASVDSIPSSLGQEDHVSMGSISATKLLEVVKNTETVLAIEFMCSAQGLEFLRPLRSGPGVEAAFAEVRRYIPFAQADRLFHNDVQTALALVRGEQIAAAVQRAAGKLF
- a CDS encoding formimidoylglutamase, whose protein sequence is MIIPNTSAPPWPGDTAAGRFASTIRTDSSDGCAIALLGLPDDTGVRMNNGRTGAAGGPKAFRAALANFGAADSATGPLPLVFDAGDVMPTGSLEKTHERVTEVTASLLERGLLPIAIGGGHDLTFPFVRAVAAKHPKLVGVYFDAHLDVRETAGSGMPFRRLVEDCGVSALHLHGFRPLVNSREHLEWFRAHGGRTHPENAKVALPKAKDLFVSFDLDVLDAAHAPGVSAMNPAGWAVREAEAWVRACGADPRVRCFDLMELNPAHDPDGRTARVAAHLFLTFLAGFTQRKP
- a CDS encoding pseudouridine synthase, giving the protein MTRAYDEFPPATPPLVDPGALPGWVLLDDERLLVIDKPGWLVVHPSKNGPWSSLAGAVREAFKPDAIRFIYRLDRETSGVIILAKTEAMGGRLGKAVLQRKIGKLYVTLLEGELAGPVTVNQPLGPDPTASVTVKSRVVPAGSPGAQEAETVFHPLVARGGFTLAGVELLTGRKHQIRAHAEWLQHRVVGDKLYGPDPGLYLEFATQGWTERHSALLPLTRQALHCAAIDLRPTGLDYLLRAPWPEDLAKFGERRMHLPADEAQRLIDAFVAEKMPVAR
- the raiA gene encoding ribosome-associated translation inhibitor RaiA, with the translated sequence MNKANNPHEIIVSGIHLELTAGLKAHVREKMERLFRHEGHIVRLKVELECDAKHDHAHKFIAKGHVVIHGPDINATVEADECYKAIDLLVDKLDQGLRKRHGLHKDKRNHPHAVEFDGVALPKAI